A genome region from Phycisphaeraceae bacterium includes the following:
- a CDS encoding DUF3141 domain-containing protein gives MTPSNPDSSPPAGRPLPEGDHGAMLARLADVCSHRVAVAEARFIDRMQTATSEFLTSLPTEPKSPWDLWMEASSEWCRASVDFVQRAVLFGDTMRQRGNQFLARARAGHPPVLDFEWETVLDGRTFDRPVNYALVRIIPPQGVTVDPKSRPYLIIDPRAGHGPGIGGFKDESQVGVALRAGHPVYFVIFFVTPQPGQTLDDVCAAERRFVQEIRARHPNAPKPAIVGNCQGGWAAMMLAASDPAEAGPLVINGAPMSYWSGAGTDGAGDNPMRYAGGLLGGSWLASLTADLGHGLFDGAWLVQNFENLNPANTLWSKPYKVFADADTEPPRFLEFERWWGGFYLMNREEIEWIVGNLFIGNSLWSGRSERASGPPLDLREIRSPIILFASLGDNITPPQQAFNWVADIYGSTEEIKARGQVIVGLVHESVGHLGIFVSGRVAQKEHAQIVSTLEAIDALPPGLHAMQITETTGPDGRVEYAVSFSERRLEEVVARINRFERRDERAFHAAARVSEVNSQAYESLLRPWVQMVSNDFSAEVMRHFHPLRFERWAFSDLNPWVWWLAPAADAVRACRMPVASGDPARRFERLVDSVVSASLDRVRAIRDALSEALFYATYQPMLSFLPDAPSAIGSPGDGEAIVAEALAAIDHGGYDEAFARTVELLARDGPIELSHLELRRELHRDLLPMLPMALQDLSTLAPYRAIRGRQQLIVRHAPERAIATLPRLVHQADDRERLLAVLDAVERDDRVRAARPTPGQIEMLAAIRSVLRAPGHDREREPHIQPQVEPKLVDPTTVAPAERSADTKRSASPPPRQRSDTPRDPRP, from the coding sequence GTGACCCCGTCGAATCCCGATTCTTCGCCCCCCGCAGGCCGCCCCCTGCCCGAGGGTGACCATGGCGCCATGCTCGCCCGTCTCGCCGATGTGTGCAGTCATCGGGTGGCCGTCGCCGAGGCGCGCTTCATTGATCGCATGCAGACGGCGACCTCGGAGTTTCTCACCTCTCTGCCAACCGAGCCGAAGTCGCCGTGGGACCTCTGGATGGAGGCGAGCTCCGAGTGGTGCAGGGCCTCCGTCGACTTCGTCCAGCGCGCCGTCCTCTTCGGCGACACCATGCGCCAGCGAGGCAATCAGTTCCTCGCTCGGGCTCGTGCGGGACATCCGCCCGTGCTCGACTTCGAGTGGGAGACGGTTCTCGATGGTCGGACCTTCGATCGACCGGTCAACTATGCGCTCGTGCGGATCATTCCACCCCAGGGAGTGACCGTCGATCCGAAGTCACGCCCCTATCTCATCATCGACCCTCGCGCCGGCCATGGTCCAGGCATCGGAGGCTTCAAGGATGAGTCGCAGGTCGGGGTCGCCCTCCGCGCGGGGCACCCGGTGTACTTCGTGATCTTCTTCGTCACGCCGCAACCGGGCCAGACTCTCGACGATGTCTGTGCCGCCGAGCGGCGCTTCGTACAGGAGATCAGGGCTCGCCATCCCAACGCACCAAAGCCCGCCATCGTCGGCAACTGCCAGGGTGGCTGGGCGGCGATGATGCTGGCCGCGTCCGATCCGGCCGAGGCCGGTCCCCTGGTCATCAATGGCGCACCCATGTCGTACTGGAGCGGCGCGGGCACGGATGGCGCTGGCGACAACCCAATGCGGTATGCCGGTGGCCTGCTCGGTGGTTCATGGCTCGCCTCACTCACCGCCGATCTCGGTCACGGGCTCTTCGACGGCGCATGGCTCGTCCAGAACTTCGAGAACCTGAACCCAGCGAACACGCTCTGGAGCAAGCCCTACAAGGTCTTTGCCGACGCCGACACCGAGCCCCCTCGCTTCCTCGAGTTCGAGCGCTGGTGGGGAGGCTTCTATCTGATGAACCGCGAGGAGATCGAGTGGATTGTCGGCAATCTGTTCATCGGCAACAGCCTCTGGAGCGGCAGATCGGAGCGCGCCTCGGGCCCGCCGCTTGATCTGCGGGAGATCCGCTCGCCCATCATTCTGTTCGCGTCGCTCGGTGACAACATCACTCCTCCGCAGCAGGCGTTCAACTGGGTCGCGGACATCTATGGAAGCACCGAGGAGATCAAGGCTCGCGGGCAGGTGATCGTCGGCCTGGTGCATGAGAGCGTCGGTCACCTCGGCATCTTTGTGAGCGGTCGTGTAGCCCAGAAGGAGCATGCCCAGATCGTCTCCACCCTCGAGGCGATCGACGCCCTTCCGCCAGGCCTCCACGCGATGCAGATCACGGAGACGACAGGCCCCGACGGTCGTGTCGAGTACGCGGTGAGCTTCTCCGAGCGGCGACTGGAAGAGGTCGTCGCCCGAATCAACCGCTTCGAGCGGCGCGATGAGCGTGCATTCCACGCGGCGGCTCGCGTCTCAGAGGTGAACTCACAGGCCTATGAGTCGCTGCTGCGGCCGTGGGTTCAGATGGTGTCCAACGACTTCTCGGCGGAAGTGATGCGGCACTTCCATCCGCTGCGATTCGAGCGATGGGCCTTCTCTGATCTCAATCCATGGGTGTGGTGGCTGGCACCCGCCGCGGATGCCGTGCGGGCGTGCCGCATGCCCGTCGCCTCGGGAGACCCCGCCCGTCGTTTCGAGCGCCTGGTTGATTCGGTCGTGAGCGCTTCGCTTGATCGTGTTCGCGCCATTCGAGATGCGCTCAGCGAGGCGCTCTTCTACGCCACCTATCAGCCCATGCTCTCCTTCCTGCCGGATGCACCGTCGGCAATCGGATCGCCAGGCGATGGGGAAGCGATCGTGGCGGAGGCGCTCGCCGCCATCGATCACGGTGGCTACGACGAAGCCTTTGCGCGAACGGTGGAGCTGCTCGCCCGTGACGGACCGATCGAGTTGAGTCATCTCGAACTGCGCCGCGAACTTCACCGCGATCTGCTGCCGATGCTGCCAATGGCGCTCCAGGACCTCTCCACCCTCGCTCCGTATCGAGCCATTCGAGGCCGGCAGCAGCTCATCGTGCGGCACGCGCCGGAGCGAGCCATCGCGACACTCCCTCGCCTGGTGCACCAGGCGGACGATCGAGAGCGACTTCTCGCCGTGCTCGATGCCGTCGAGCGCGATGATCGCGTGCGGGCCGCCCGGCCGACGCCGGGACAGATCGAGATGCTCGCGGCGATTCGATCCGTCCTGCGCGCTCCGGGCCATGACCGTGAGCGTGAGCCCCACATTCAACCCCAGGTTGAACCGAAGCTCGTCGATCCCACGACCGTCGCGCCTGCCGAACGAAGCGCGGACACGAAGCGCAGCGCCTCGCCGCCGCCGCGACAGCGCAGCGACACTCCCAGGGACCCCCGACCATGA
- a CDS encoding 2-C-methyl-D-erythritol 4-phosphate cytidylyltransferase: MSAMSIGVIIPAAGESRRFGGDKLGQDLGGRALLLRTVELFTKREEVRAIVVAAPPDRFEEFRERYGAPLSFHGVRMVEGGRLERWETVRNALAAVPEECRHIAVHDAARPAASDELLSRLFEAAKIHDAVIPGDPVSSTLKRVSEEAVEAEEHDDVAEAILGEMADETRPVGRRVIETIPRVGLVAVQTPQVFRADLLRRAYAQPDLSGATDDAQLVERIGEPVIVVDGESRNVKVTTPSDLMLVRAILGARELEGRAVHKRF, from the coding sequence ATGAGTGCCATGTCGATCGGCGTCATCATTCCGGCCGCGGGAGAGAGCCGCCGCTTCGGCGGTGACAAGCTCGGGCAGGACCTGGGCGGCCGAGCCCTGCTCCTTCGAACGGTCGAGCTCTTCACCAAACGCGAGGAAGTCCGAGCGATCGTCGTGGCCGCACCGCCCGATCGATTCGAGGAGTTCCGTGAGCGCTATGGGGCGCCGCTCTCCTTCCACGGCGTGCGCATGGTCGAGGGCGGGCGCCTCGAGCGCTGGGAGACCGTGCGGAACGCCCTCGCCGCTGTGCCCGAGGAGTGCAGGCACATCGCGGTGCACGACGCGGCGCGACCGGCAGCGAGTGACGAGCTCCTCTCACGCCTCTTCGAGGCGGCGAAGATCCATGATGCCGTCATTCCCGGCGATCCGGTGTCGAGCACGCTCAAGCGGGTCAGTGAAGAAGCCGTCGAGGCCGAGGAACACGACGATGTGGCCGAGGCCATCCTCGGTGAGATGGCTGATGAGACGCGCCCCGTCGGGCGGCGCGTGATCGAGACGATCCCGCGCGTCGGTCTTGTCGCCGTGCAGACACCGCAGGTCTTCAGGGCGGACCTGCTCAGGCGCGCCTACGCCCAGCCCGATCTCTCCGGGGCCACCGATGATGCCCAACTCGTCGAACGCATCGGCGAGCCGGTCATCGTGGTCGACGGTGAGAGCCGCAATGTCAAGGTGACCACGCCATCGGACCTCATGCTCGTTCGGGCGATCCTTGGCGCTCGCGAACTCGAGGGCCGCGCCGTCCACAAGCGCTTCTGA
- a CDS encoding ferrous iron transporter B produces MTPTPSAADPAPPHGSAPGGETHPPTKRGSTSAGWRIALLGNPNTGKTTLFNRLCGLRAKTANFPGSTVERHSGAWRGTNSTHELIDLPGTYSLSLELPESRICAECIEGRIGDCVPDAAILVIDATNLARNLQFVQAALRRHLPMVVALNLVDVAQRRGLSIDASELSRRLGCPVVPISARSGHGLDQLLHTVEREASEGWSEAKFAARSAQLPANPEASNAVAEWATETAVASAVGGPAAHHERESIHERADLLLTHPLLGIGAFAVVMVALFTAIFWVATFPMDGIDWLIASLGEAVSTVLPEGAFRDLIIDGVIAGVGIALVFLPQICLLFFLISLLEDSGYLARAAIAVDRVMSRFGLPGQAFVPLLSSHACALPGVLSTRLIPDRRDRLAAIFVAPFMSCSARLPVYTLVVSILFIDRPVAAALAFVGCYALGALAGLFTALLVRSTLLRGRSRPMVIELPDYRWPSLRTAAITMWERGRLFLRNAGSVILAISIVMWWLSAYPIADEGAEVADLRAQASAAEERGATEEAAELSDDADRLQGRVQQAGSFAGRLGSLFEPLFSPLGFDRQLTVGVLTSFLAREVFTSTMSVLAEGPQGDDDELGAIAAVRSMTRDDGAPVFTAATSWSVLVFFVLAMQCLPTMVLVKRESGSWGWMALQFIWMSGLAWMAAWIAYHVAIMAGASA; encoded by the coding sequence ATGACTCCGACGCCGAGCGCCGCTGATCCAGCGCCGCCCCATGGCTCCGCCCCCGGGGGCGAGACGCACCCTCCGACGAAGCGAGGCAGCACCTCCGCGGGTTGGCGCATTGCGCTCTTGGGCAACCCGAACACGGGAAAGACGACGCTCTTCAACCGCCTCTGCGGACTGCGCGCAAAGACCGCGAACTTCCCCGGCAGCACCGTGGAGCGCCACTCCGGTGCATGGCGAGGCACGAACAGCACGCATGAACTGATCGACCTTCCGGGCACCTACAGCCTGTCGCTCGAACTGCCCGAGTCGCGCATCTGCGCCGAGTGCATCGAGGGGCGCATCGGCGACTGCGTACCCGACGCCGCGATCCTCGTGATTGATGCGACGAACCTCGCGCGAAACCTCCAGTTCGTGCAGGCCGCGCTGCGACGGCACCTGCCGATGGTCGTGGCGCTCAACCTGGTCGATGTCGCGCAGCGACGCGGCCTCTCGATCGATGCGAGCGAGCTCTCGCGGCGACTGGGGTGTCCGGTCGTTCCCATTTCGGCGAGGAGCGGCCATGGCCTTGACCAACTCCTTCACACTGTGGAGCGCGAAGCGAGTGAGGGCTGGAGCGAGGCGAAGTTCGCGGCTCGTTCGGCGCAGCTTCCCGCGAACCCCGAGGCATCCAATGCCGTGGCCGAGTGGGCGACGGAGACCGCTGTGGCTTCGGCCGTCGGCGGCCCGGCGGCTCACCATGAGCGCGAGTCGATCCATGAACGAGCCGACCTCCTGCTGACGCATCCGCTGCTGGGCATCGGTGCCTTCGCCGTGGTGATGGTGGCCCTCTTCACGGCGATCTTCTGGGTCGCCACCTTTCCGATGGATGGAATTGACTGGCTGATCGCCTCGCTCGGCGAGGCGGTGTCCACGGTGCTGCCCGAGGGTGCGTTCCGCGATCTCATCATCGATGGCGTCATTGCGGGTGTCGGCATTGCGCTCGTCTTCCTTCCGCAGATCTGCCTGCTCTTCTTCCTGATTTCGCTGCTCGAGGACTCCGGCTACCTTGCGCGAGCCGCCATCGCAGTCGATCGAGTGATGTCGCGCTTCGGACTTCCGGGACAGGCCTTCGTGCCGCTCCTCTCAAGCCACGCCTGCGCCCTGCCGGGCGTCCTCTCCACGCGACTGATCCCCGATCGGCGCGACCGACTGGCGGCGATCTTTGTCGCGCCATTCATGAGCTGCTCCGCGCGACTGCCCGTGTACACCCTGGTCGTCTCCATCCTCTTCATCGATCGCCCCGTCGCCGCGGCACTCGCTTTTGTGGGCTGCTATGCGCTGGGTGCCCTCGCGGGGCTCTTCACGGCCCTTCTCGTGCGATCGACGCTCCTGCGAGGCCGATCGCGTCCAATGGTCATCGAGTTGCCCGACTATCGCTGGCCGAGCCTGCGCACGGCGGCGATCACGATGTGGGAGCGAGGTCGCCTCTTTCTTCGCAATGCCGGCAGCGTGATCCTCGCGATCTCGATCGTCATGTGGTGGTTGAGCGCCTATCCCATTGCCGACGAGGGCGCCGAGGTCGCTGACCTCAGGGCTCAGGCGAGCGCCGCCGAGGAGCGCGGTGCAACCGAGGAGGCCGCCGAACTGAGCGACGATGCCGACCGTCTTCAGGGCCGCGTTCAGCAGGCGGGCAGCTTCGCCGGACGCCTCGGTTCCCTGTTCGAACCCCTCTTCAGCCCGCTTGGCTTTGATCGACAGCTCACGGTGGGCGTCCTGACAAGCTTTCTTGCGCGCGAAGTGTTCACTTCGACGATGTCGGTGCTCGCCGAGGGGCCGCAAGGCGACGACGACGAGCTGGGCGCCATCGCTGCAGTGCGTTCGATGACGCGCGACGATGGCGCTCCCGTCTTCACTGCTGCAACGAGTTGGAGCGTGCTGGTCTTCTTCGTGCTGGCGATGCAGTGCCTTCCCACGATGGTGCTGGTCAAGCGCGAGAGCGGAAGCTGGGGGTGGATGGCGCTCCAGTTCATCTGGATGAGCGGCCTTGCATGGATGGCAGCGTGGATCGCCTACCATGTGGCCATCATGGCTGGAGCCTCTGCATGA
- a CDS encoding ferrous iron transport protein A translates to MSPPPMPTLPGHANTPAPDRRVPLTQLKRGDRAVVDCSTLTHLPEEERCLLRAMGLYDRCTVRVCRPGTPCIVQVDSTRLGLAGSVASKILVTPCHDSDAERR, encoded by the coding sequence ATGAGTCCTCCTCCGATGCCGACCCTTCCCGGCCACGCCAACACCCCCGCTCCCGATCGCCGCGTCCCCTTGACTCAGCTCAAGCGGGGCGACCGCGCGGTGGTGGACTGCTCCACGCTCACGCACCTGCCTGAAGAGGAGCGCTGTCTTCTTCGCGCCATGGGCCTATACGATCGCTGCACAGTCAGGGTCTGTCGGCCCGGCACACCATGCATCGTGCAGGTCGACTCGACTCGCCTCGGCCTGGCCGGTTCGGTGGCGAGCAAGATCCTTGTGACCCCCTGCCATGACTCCGACGCCGAGCGCCGCTGA
- a CDS encoding (2Fe-2S)-binding protein: protein MNPDDHVCLCFRVSLRKLRHFMVRTKPTVPSQLSECLGAGTGCHWCIPFLKHLHGQYERGVFPDLRISPEEYASQRVHYRATGERPSEGSDPPAPPDAMGPG, encoded by the coding sequence GTGAATCCCGACGACCATGTCTGTCTCTGCTTCCGGGTGAGCCTTCGAAAGCTCCGCCACTTCATGGTGCGAACGAAGCCGACGGTGCCCAGCCAACTCAGCGAGTGCCTGGGAGCGGGCACCGGCTGTCACTGGTGCATTCCCTTTCTGAAGCACCTGCACGGGCAGTACGAGAGAGGCGTGTTTCCCGACCTGAGAATCTCGCCCGAGGAATATGCCTCTCAGCGGGTGCACTACCGTGCGACCGGCGAACGCCCCAGCGAGGGGAGTGATCCTCCTGCGCCCCCGGACGCCATGGGCCCCGGGTAA
- a CDS encoding extracellular solute-binding protein has product MAPRVVAAWSCGITPRAWTACVVLLALAGGMISCRGDREQEVVVYTALDDHAARPVLRLFTERTGVRVRPLYDTEVNKTAALAARLRAERERPRADLFWSGEAVHAGRLAAEGILEGGADGLTPTMLRGRVLVFDPARVEREEVPTEWWELSQERYAGRLVMADPRFGSTGGHMAAMYAMAQERGTPERFEAWARDLNRHGVRRLTSGNAGVVRAVAAGEADFGMTDIDDVMAYLAQPGAKSLEYAVLRHGPNPGEGPFLVIGVAGIVTAAPNRKGAQRLLEFLATDEAQRALEEAAPGFFALDAGEGIGLADGLRVDAAAVEAALPRAIEALLGVGSASEPGAGSET; this is encoded by the coding sequence ATGGCGCCGCGCGTCGTGGCGGCGTGGTCATGCGGCATCACTCCGCGCGCGTGGACCGCATGCGTCGTCCTGCTGGCGCTCGCCGGCGGGATGATCTCCTGCCGCGGGGATCGAGAGCAGGAAGTGGTCGTCTACACCGCGCTTGACGATCACGCGGCGCGCCCCGTGCTTCGGCTCTTCACGGAACGGACGGGCGTGCGAGTCCGCCCGCTCTACGACACCGAGGTCAACAAGACGGCGGCGCTCGCGGCGCGGTTGAGAGCCGAGAGGGAGCGACCACGGGCCGATCTCTTCTGGTCGGGGGAGGCTGTTCACGCAGGACGGTTGGCTGCCGAGGGCATTCTCGAAGGCGGCGCCGATGGTCTCACTCCCACCATGCTTCGAGGCCGGGTGCTGGTCTTTGATCCAGCTCGCGTCGAGCGCGAGGAGGTTCCCACCGAATGGTGGGAGCTCTCGCAGGAGCGCTACGCCGGGCGCCTCGTCATGGCCGATCCTCGTTTCGGTTCAACCGGCGGTCACATGGCCGCGATGTATGCGATGGCGCAGGAGCGAGGCACCCCTGAACGGTTCGAGGCTTGGGCGCGGGACCTGAATCGCCATGGCGTTCGGCGCTTGACTTCGGGAAACGCCGGAGTCGTCCGAGCGGTGGCCGCAGGCGAGGCGGACTTCGGCATGACCGACATCGACGATGTGATGGCCTATCTCGCCCAACCCGGCGCGAAGTCGCTCGAGTACGCCGTTCTGCGACACGGCCCGAATCCTGGCGAGGGTCCTTTCCTCGTGATCGGCGTGGCGGGCATCGTGACCGCGGCGCCCAATCGCAAGGGCGCGCAGCGGCTGCTCGAATTCCTTGCGACCGATGAGGCGCAGCGGGCGCTCGAAGAGGCGGCGCCCGGCTTCTTTGCCTTGGACGCAGGAGAAGGGATCGGCCTTGCCGATGGCCTTCGAGTTGACGCCGCAGCCGTTGAAGCAGCGCTGCCGCGGGCGATCGAGGCGCTGCTCGGTGTCGGGTCAGCCTCCGAGCCCGGGGCGGGCTCCGAAACATGA
- a CDS encoding SMP-30/gluconolactonase/LRE family protein produces the protein MTLAAPRRATMLRGALFAAVLVVWFIAACLPLLAVIFPAPEHIDAPGSLAAVSLADRALLVRTLAWHAVAAFAAALLGWPVAASLETRLRRGEGRQPLLMVTVAVTLLAPWVLFAAWWTVLAPGNLLHDWLASHGHGTSLRRATLLAGLIGWGWAPAALVIMVWRMADDGASRVLDRLDGVRGARRLTSALRRDAGALVAAVIIGMLAFGADTVCFDLAQEPSIGFELRSLEAQGAASAVIMKAAMPMMITSAVLVAAAMILMILMISVNAGLAVGRTRGASVWSTEVGCAPSSLRLAALLAFVPGVLVAMPLAVLAWRTLRDQRGLEFVVLHGQGAVNALLVVGSVALLGGLLAALHAELAIRGAPESGSFGRRSTLAAKLFMVMQFVVVGGWLLAATLPAALYAAAVRRAWMALPILHEPLETPVAMVVAEVGRFGVIAVLLGAWAGRTWRASRGEIDHLDGAARAIIVPLAGHRRSLLLAALAGSAALGALAASEIAVAAALEPPGFDWLASSLLNAIHYQRPASVSLAILVTVALALGAATVVVITGGQAISPRRLHRSRMAVLLLALLSGMASLNPGCARHEESELPELRASRVTGGPGIIDGTFERPRAIAVDPTDGALVVIDRTARVQRFVDGVFAGSFRMPEWALGQPVGVSIAPDGTMLIPDTHYHRIIRYDRSGREIERFGRYGFGNGEFIYPTDIAIAGDGLMYIGEYGSNDRIQVFTGDGTFVKAFGGPGDAPGRFERPQSLALSRDEAELFVVDSCNHRIQVFDRQSGELKRILGRLGRNPGEFAYPWAMALLPDDSLLVAEWGNDRVQRIDPLDGRSLGLFGGRGHASGRLIHPWAIAVDAESAHIVDMGNHRVITVPLSSLGIDLPSGTARR, from the coding sequence ATGACCCTTGCGGCGCCGCGACGGGCGACCATGCTTCGCGGCGCACTCTTCGCAGCGGTGCTCGTCGTGTGGTTCATCGCGGCCTGCTTGCCACTGCTTGCAGTGATCTTCCCTGCACCAGAGCACATCGACGCCCCGGGTTCACTCGCGGCGGTCTCCCTCGCCGACCGTGCGCTGCTTGTTCGGACACTCGCCTGGCACGCGGTCGCGGCCTTCGCCGCAGCGCTCCTTGGGTGGCCAGTCGCTGCCTCGCTCGAAACGCGCTTGCGCCGCGGTGAAGGGCGGCAGCCGCTCCTGATGGTCACCGTGGCCGTGACTCTCCTTGCGCCATGGGTGCTCTTCGCCGCATGGTGGACCGTTCTTGCGCCCGGCAATCTGCTGCACGACTGGCTGGCCAGTCACGGTCATGGCACGAGCCTGCGCCGGGCAACCCTTCTCGCCGGATTGATCGGCTGGGGCTGGGCACCGGCGGCGCTCGTCATCATGGTGTGGCGAATGGCCGATGATGGAGCCTCGCGCGTGCTCGATCGCCTCGATGGGGTGCGCGGTGCGCGTCGGCTCACCAGTGCTCTTCGCCGCGATGCGGGGGCGCTCGTGGCGGCCGTCATCATCGGCATGCTCGCCTTTGGTGCGGACACCGTCTGTTTCGATCTCGCGCAGGAGCCCTCGATCGGCTTCGAGCTTCGTTCGCTCGAGGCGCAGGGCGCCGCGAGCGCGGTCATCATGAAGGCGGCCATGCCAATGATGATCACAAGTGCCGTGTTGGTCGCCGCGGCCATGATCCTCATGATCCTGATGATCTCGGTGAACGCGGGTCTGGCCGTGGGGCGAACTCGAGGCGCATCGGTATGGTCGACGGAAGTAGGATGCGCACCATCGAGTCTGCGGCTCGCGGCGCTTCTGGCTTTCGTTCCTGGCGTGCTGGTGGCCATGCCCCTCGCCGTGCTCGCTTGGCGCACGCTTCGCGATCAGCGAGGATTGGAGTTCGTGGTGCTCCATGGACAGGGAGCCGTGAACGCGCTCCTGGTCGTGGGAAGCGTGGCCCTTCTCGGCGGTCTTCTTGCCGCCTTGCACGCGGAACTCGCGATTCGAGGCGCTCCGGAAAGTGGCAGCTTCGGGCGGCGAAGCACTCTTGCTGCGAAGCTTTTCATGGTGATGCAGTTCGTGGTGGTCGGCGGGTGGCTGCTCGCCGCCACGCTGCCCGCGGCGCTCTATGCCGCGGCCGTTCGTCGAGCGTGGATGGCGCTTCCGATCCTGCACGAACCCCTCGAGACGCCGGTGGCAATGGTCGTGGCCGAGGTCGGGCGATTCGGGGTCATCGCCGTGCTCCTCGGTGCCTGGGCGGGGCGTACCTGGCGAGCAAGCCGAGGTGAGATCGACCATCTGGACGGTGCCGCGCGAGCGATCATCGTGCCCCTCGCGGGTCATCGACGATCGCTCCTTCTGGCGGCCCTCGCCGGAAGCGCTGCGCTCGGTGCGCTTGCAGCCAGCGAGATCGCCGTCGCCGCCGCACTTGAACCTCCTGGCTTCGACTGGCTCGCGTCGAGCCTTCTCAATGCGATCCACTATCAGCGGCCCGCGTCCGTCTCACTTGCCATCCTGGTCACCGTCGCGCTCGCCCTCGGGGCTGCCACCGTCGTCGTCATCACGGGCGGACAGGCGATCTCGCCCCGCCGGCTTCACCGGAGTCGCATGGCGGTGCTGCTTCTTGCCCTACTTTCAGGGATGGCGAGCCTCAATCCTGGATGCGCCCGCCATGAGGAGAGCGAACTTCCTGAACTTCGGGCCTCGCGGGTGACGGGTGGGCCTGGCATCATCGACGGGACCTTCGAGCGGCCTCGGGCGATCGCGGTCGATCCCACCGACGGCGCGCTGGTGGTCATCGACAGGACGGCGCGGGTGCAGCGCTTCGTCGACGGCGTGTTCGCGGGTTCCTTTCGAATGCCGGAGTGGGCGCTCGGCCAGCCGGTCGGAGTCTCCATTGCGCCCGATGGCACGATGCTGATTCCCGACACGCACTATCACCGCATCATTCGATATGACCGCTCGGGTCGGGAGATCGAGCGCTTCGGGCGTTACGGCTTCGGAAATGGAGAGTTCATCTATCCGACCGACATCGCCATTGCGGGCGATGGCCTGATGTACATCGGCGAGTACGGCAGCAATGACCGGATTCAGGTCTTCACGGGAGATGGCACCTTCGTGAAGGCCTTCGGAGGCCCGGGTGATGCGCCAGGTCGCTTCGAGCGGCCGCAGTCTCTGGCCCTCTCGCGCGATGAAGCCGAGCTCTTCGTGGTCGACTCCTGCAATCACCGCATTCAGGTGTTCGATCGGCAGAGTGGAGAGTTGAAACGAATCCTCGGACGGCTCGGGCGCAATCCCGGGGAGTTCGCCTATCCGTGGGCGATGGCACTCCTGCCCGATGACTCGCTGCTTGTCGCGGAGTGGGGCAACGATCGAGTGCAGCGCATCGATCCGCTCGATGGGCGCTCGCTCGGTCTCTTCGGCGGACGAGGTCATGCCAGCGGGCGACTGATTCACCCGTGGGCAATCGCCGTTGATGCGGAGTCGGCCCACATCGTCGACATGGGCAACCATCGCGTCATCACCGTCCCTCTCTCGTCGCTGGGAATCGACCTGCCTTCAGGGACGGCACGCCGCTGA